A stretch of Henckelia pumila isolate YLH828 chromosome 4, ASM3356847v2, whole genome shotgun sequence DNA encodes these proteins:
- the LOC140862493 gene encoding uncharacterized protein, with the protein MAVSQTRNVGMNLLRLNGMPILEQLHLEERLLRTTSQNWCLINDGTTHPTIVMGVSGKPVELLDTESVLRDEIPVIRRYTGGGTVIVDHGTIFVTFICNKDAISGLQSYPQPIMSWSSLLYKEVFQGIGDFTLRENDYVLGNRKFGGNAQSITKDRWVHHTSFLWDYEMNRMDYLKLPKRAPQYRQARDHLEFICRMKDYMTRSDFMDRTINAVGCHFLLRYSDPKAIQWPLGTKFEPSSRLLRKQELDEAISSPP; encoded by the exons ATGGCTGTATCACAGACGAGGAACGTTGGGATGAATCTTCTGCGACTAAATGGAATGCCCATTCTTGAGCAGCTGCACTTGGAGGAGAGACTGCTAAGAACCACATCACAAAACTGGTGCCTCATCAATGATGGAACCACTCATCCCACCATTGTCATGGGTGTCTCAGG GAAGCCAGTGGAACTTCTTGATACCGAGTCTGTTTTAAGAGATGAAATTCCGGTCATTCGAAGGTATACTGGAGGTGGTACAGTTATTGTGGACCATGGGACAATTTTTGTGACATTTATATGCAATAAGGATGCAATTTCAGGTTTACAGTCATATCCTCAACCTATCATGTCTTGGAGTAGCCTATTATATAAAGAAGTATTTCAAGGAATTGGAGATTTTACCCTTCGTGAGAATG ATTATGTGCTTGGCAACCGCAAGTTCGGTGGAAACGCTCAATCTATTACCAAGGATAGATGGGTCCATCATACGTCATTTTTATGGGATTATGAAATGAATCGCATGGATTATCTCAAACTTCCAAAACGAGCTCCTCAGTATCGACAG GCAAGGGATCATCTGGAATTTATATGCCGAATGAAGGACTATATGACAAGGTCCGATTTCATGGACAGAACAATCAATGCAGTCGGCTGCCATTTCCTTTTAAGATACTCGGATCCGAAAGCGATTCAATGGCCATTAGGTACCAAATTTGAACCCTCCAGTAGGCTGTTAAGGAAGCAGGAATTGGACGAAGCCATTTCAAGTCCTCCATAG